The proteins below are encoded in one region of Syntrophotalea carbinolica DSM 2380:
- a CDS encoding carbon-nitrogen hydrolase, whose product MNELTVGLVQQSCSADRQNNLEKSVAGIRQAVSQGAQLVVLQELHTSLYFCQTEDTDCFDLAETIPGPSTDLFGQIARELNVVIVTSLFERRAAGLYHNTAVVFEKDGTIAGRYRKMHIPDDPGYYEKFYFTPGDLGFTPITTSLGKLGVLVCWDQWYPEAARLMAMAGAEMLIYPTAIGWDPRDDDAERQRQRDAWVTIQRAHAVANGLPVIAVNRTGFESSPDPQAAGSQFWGKSFVAGSQGEILAQASEDKEETLVVTIDRGRSEQVRRIWPFLRDRRIDDYGGLVKRFLDK is encoded by the coding sequence ATGAATGAACTAACCGTTGGCCTGGTGCAACAAAGCTGCAGCGCCGACCGGCAGAACAATCTGGAGAAAAGTGTGGCCGGCATTCGTCAGGCCGTATCGCAGGGGGCACAATTGGTGGTTTTGCAGGAACTGCACACCAGCCTCTACTTTTGCCAGACGGAAGATACCGACTGTTTCGATCTGGCCGAGACGATCCCGGGTCCATCGACGGACCTGTTCGGGCAGATCGCCAGAGAGCTCAACGTGGTCATCGTGACATCGCTGTTCGAGCGCCGCGCCGCCGGACTCTATCACAACACCGCCGTGGTCTTCGAAAAAGACGGCACCATCGCCGGCCGCTACCGGAAGATGCACATCCCCGACGACCCGGGATATTACGAAAAATTCTACTTCACCCCCGGCGACCTCGGCTTCACCCCCATCACGACCTCGCTGGGTAAACTCGGCGTGTTGGTCTGCTGGGATCAATGGTATCCGGAAGCCGCCCGGCTCATGGCCATGGCCGGCGCCGAAATGCTCATCTACCCCACCGCCATCGGCTGGGATCCACGCGACGATGACGCCGAACGGCAACGCCAGCGCGATGCCTGGGTCACCATCCAGCGCGCCCATGCCGTGGCCAACGGCCTGCCCGTCATCGCCGTCAACCGTACCGGCTTCGAATCATCACCCGATCCGCAGGCAGCGGGATCTCAATTCTGGGGAAAGAGTTTCGTTGCCGGCAGCCAGGGGGAAATCCTTGCGCAAGCTTCCGAAGATAAAGAGGAGACCTTGGTGGTCACAATCGACCGGGGGCGCAGCGAACAGGTCCGCAGAATCTGGCCGTTTTTACGGGATCGGCGGATCGACGATTACGGGGGGCTGGTTAAACGCTTTCTGGACAAATAG
- a CDS encoding HAMP domain-containing protein: MSFLKNIQSSTGLAPRIAFLSWLLALITLLTFVLLTIPQQKEILIRNLESKANGVAVSLHDVAAGAAINDDLASVVTACQTLLAGDPDLEFLIITKNDGFSLVNQQTGWRVEPQIDSYWVSDKRIPQGKITTVPLLNQRVFHFAKPFDYSGIEWGWIHVGLSLKDHDHSVATLYRNTIGLILACLLLSLHLALFYARKIVRPILRLKKLVQKIADGDLTVRADVNRRDELGDLAQSVNTMTDSLLRRDRILESVRFAAQLLLRTEQWGDSIHEVLAKLGQAAKASRAYLYENIQNDTGQICSSRRYVWETSSAALQTAHSPLELVSYDHPDLEKYRKKLANNRILSGVVSDKSSGLRALLEPLGIRSVIVIPVFVNNIWWGFLGLDDCDRCREWTEAEKDSLRAAAEMLGATIARQGIRDALLEAKATLEDRVKERTLELQTQVAAKEKALSELAEAQSTLVEVSRAAGMTEVATGVLHNVGNVLNSVNVSSTLIIDLIKKSRVGNIAKVAELIQDHTDCLPEFLSQDARGSQIPVYLSSLALSLQDEQTSLLKETESLRQRIDHIKEIISMQQSYGRVGGVDETVYPDQLMEDALKLNANALERHGISVQRQYRHDFPIVTDKHRVLQILLNLINNAKHACCEIVGEKNITLQIEAPDPEHILFQVTDTGIGIPQENLTRIFQHGFTTRKTGHGYGLHSGALTARELGGSLAVHSDGPNTGATFTLILPIHPKERA, from the coding sequence ATGTCTTTTCTAAAAAATATACAAAGTTCTACGGGACTTGCCCCCCGCATTGCCTTTTTATCATGGCTGTTGGCATTGATCACCTTGCTGACCTTCGTTCTATTGACCATTCCTCAGCAAAAGGAGATTTTGATCCGCAACCTGGAATCCAAAGCCAACGGCGTCGCGGTATCGTTGCACGATGTGGCCGCCGGAGCGGCGATAAACGATGACCTCGCAAGCGTGGTCACTGCCTGTCAGACCCTCCTCGCCGGTGACCCGGATCTCGAATTTTTGATCATCACTAAAAATGACGGATTTTCCCTGGTCAATCAGCAAACCGGCTGGCGGGTTGAGCCGCAAATCGACAGCTACTGGGTATCCGACAAACGCATACCGCAGGGGAAAATAACTACCGTTCCACTATTGAATCAGAGGGTATTTCACTTTGCCAAACCCTTTGACTATTCCGGCATCGAGTGGGGTTGGATTCATGTCGGCCTGTCCCTTAAGGATCACGATCACAGCGTTGCCACCCTGTATCGTAATACCATCGGGTTAATATTGGCCTGCCTTCTACTAAGTCTGCATCTCGCCCTTTTTTACGCCCGAAAAATCGTACGACCGATCCTACGTCTTAAAAAGCTGGTCCAAAAGATTGCCGACGGCGATCTTACCGTTCGGGCGGATGTCAACAGGCGGGACGAACTCGGCGATCTCGCCCAATCGGTCAACACCATGACCGATTCTCTACTACGCCGGGACCGTATCCTCGAAAGTGTCCGGTTTGCAGCCCAACTCCTGTTGCGGACTGAACAATGGGGGGACAGTATCCACGAAGTTCTCGCCAAACTCGGCCAGGCAGCGAAAGCTTCCCGGGCCTATTTATACGAGAACATTCAAAACGATACAGGACAAATCTGTTCCTCCAGGCGCTATGTGTGGGAAACCTCATCGGCCGCTTTGCAAACGGCCCATTCCCCCCTGGAGCTGGTTTCATATGACCATCCGGATCTTGAAAAGTATCGGAAAAAACTTGCAAACAACCGCATACTGAGCGGCGTGGTTTCCGACAAAAGCTCCGGTTTGCGTGCCTTGCTCGAACCCTTGGGCATTCGCTCTGTCATTGTCATACCGGTCTTTGTCAACAACATCTGGTGGGGCTTTTTGGGATTAGACGACTGCGATCGCTGTCGTGAATGGACCGAAGCCGAAAAAGACAGTCTGCGAGCCGCTGCAGAAATGTTGGGGGCCACCATAGCCCGACAAGGCATCCGAGATGCCCTGCTCGAAGCCAAGGCCACCTTGGAAGACCGCGTTAAGGAACGCACTCTGGAACTCCAGACTCAGGTCGCGGCCAAGGAGAAAGCCCTGTCGGAACTGGCCGAGGCCCAGAGTACTTTGGTCGAAGTTTCCCGCGCCGCCGGCATGACCGAGGTAGCGACCGGTGTGCTGCACAATGTCGGCAATGTCCTGAACAGCGTAAATGTCTCCAGCACTTTAATCATCGATCTGATTAAAAAATCACGGGTTGGAAATATCGCCAAAGTAGCGGAACTCATTCAGGATCATACCGATTGTTTGCCGGAATTTTTAAGCCAGGATGCACGCGGCAGTCAGATCCCCGTTTATCTGTCTTCCCTTGCCCTATCTCTGCAAGACGAACAAACATCTTTGCTTAAAGAAACCGAATCCCTGAGACAAAGGATCGACCACATCAAAGAAATCATCTCCATGCAACAGAGTTACGGTCGCGTCGGCGGGGTTGATGAAACCGTCTATCCCGACCAGCTCATGGAAGATGCGCTTAAACTCAATGCCAACGCCCTTGAACGGCATGGCATATCGGTACAACGACAATACCGTCATGATTTCCCGATTGTTACGGACAAACACCGGGTACTGCAGATACTTCTGAACCTGATTAACAATGCAAAACATGCCTGCTGCGAAATCGTGGGTGAGAAGAATATTACCTTGCAGATCGAAGCTCCCGATCCGGAACACATTCTCTTCCAGGTCACCGATACCGGCATCGGGATTCCCCAGGAAAACCTGACCCGTATATTTCAGCACGGTTTTACTACCCGCAAAACCGGCCATGGTTACGGCCTGCATAGCGGAGCCCTTACCGCCAGAGAGCTCGGCGGCAGCCTCGCCGTACACAGCGATGGGCCAAACACGGGTGCTACATTCACCCTCATACTGCCCATTCACCCAAAAGAGAGAGCATAA
- a CDS encoding phosphate/phosphite/phosphonate ABC transporter substrate-binding protein translates to MFSQVNENDARAAIKVWIMTVAKDKNIPVDPDPHIQHSVDDLIQFGQNNAVDGFGLTTPEFPHLNRKIKIDRLALGVHKGKITEEYLILVRQDSGIKRVEQLRGRSINLLSSPRMSLALLWLDTILLESRQGQASIFFGTITRSSRPAQVTLPVFFGKTDACVISRTTFELMGELNPQLKHQLKILAASPAVIPTGFAFRAKRYDPIDSRIIEAMEQLGNTPAGRQILALTQSEHIKSCPVSCLNESLQLLNRYQRLCRTNGIKPSTTYP, encoded by the coding sequence ATGTTTTCTCAGGTCAATGAAAACGATGCCCGCGCTGCTATAAAAGTCTGGATCATGACGGTGGCGAAAGATAAAAATATCCCCGTAGATCCCGATCCGCACATTCAACATTCGGTTGACGATCTGATCCAATTCGGCCAGAACAATGCCGTAGACGGGTTTGGCCTCACCACTCCCGAGTTCCCCCACCTGAACCGGAAGATTAAAATCGACCGTCTTGCCCTTGGCGTACATAAAGGAAAAATCACCGAAGAGTATCTGATACTGGTGCGGCAGGACAGCGGAATAAAAAGAGTCGAGCAACTGCGAGGACGCAGTATAAACCTGTTAAGCAGTCCGAGAATGAGTCTCGCCCTGCTATGGCTCGATACGATACTTCTTGAAAGCCGGCAAGGCCAAGCCAGCATTTTTTTCGGAACGATTACAAGATCTTCCCGCCCCGCGCAGGTAACACTACCGGTGTTTTTCGGCAAGACAGACGCCTGTGTGATTTCTCGAACAACCTTTGAACTGATGGGGGAACTCAACCCGCAACTGAAACACCAACTGAAAATCCTGGCCGCCTCCCCAGCGGTCATACCGACAGGATTTGCCTTCCGTGCAAAACGATACGATCCGATCGATTCCAGAATCATAGAAGCCATGGAACAACTCGGAAACACTCCGGCCGGTCGCCAGATTTTGGCCCTCACCCAGTCGGAGCATATCAAATCCTGCCCCGTTTCTTGTTTAAACGAGAGCTTACAACTTCTGAACAGGTATCAACGATTATGCAGAACAAATGGCATAAAACCATCGACAACATATCCATAA
- a CDS encoding mechanosensitive ion channel family protein, with amino-acid sequence MAKPAGCLLLLLSAVYGGMTLLLMLARKVADRTWPGSGDLIRLYGTRPLRILAMLGALGMVLPVMGWPSDLVGLLRHVLALGMIGVCAWLLINTTLAGRTLVLRRYDVTVADNLKARVMMTQVTMLFRVVWVIICILAVACMLMTFERIRQLGISLLASAGLIGIVAGFAAQKSLATLVAGIQLAITQPIRLDDVVVIEGEWGRIEEITLTYVVVRIWDERRLVVPITQFLEQPFQNWTRTSAQILGTVFLWADYTIPIAALRKELKRVCESSPLWDGRVCLLQVTDAGERTLQLRALVSASDSGKCWDLRCEVREKLVDYVQRYYPEALPRWRAKLDLVDSAGPVQNE; translated from the coding sequence GTGGCCAAACCGGCCGGATGTCTTCTTTTACTGCTGTCTGCGGTGTATGGGGGGATGACGCTCCTGTTGATGCTGGCGCGGAAAGTCGCCGATAGAACGTGGCCCGGTAGTGGAGATTTGATAAGACTCTATGGCACGCGACCTCTGCGTATCCTGGCGATGCTGGGGGCTTTGGGCATGGTCCTGCCGGTGATGGGGTGGCCTTCCGATCTGGTCGGCTTGTTAAGGCATGTGTTGGCTTTGGGGATGATCGGCGTGTGTGCCTGGCTGCTTATCAATACGACGCTGGCCGGACGCACCCTGGTACTCAGGCGCTATGATGTAACCGTTGCCGATAATCTCAAGGCGCGCGTCATGATGACGCAGGTTACCATGCTTTTTCGGGTGGTCTGGGTCATTATCTGTATACTGGCGGTGGCCTGCATGCTGATGACTTTTGAGCGGATCCGGCAACTTGGCATAAGCTTGCTGGCTTCGGCGGGGCTTATCGGTATCGTGGCCGGTTTTGCGGCTCAGAAGAGTCTCGCGACCCTGGTGGCCGGTATTCAGTTGGCGATTACCCAACCGATCCGCCTGGATGATGTCGTGGTCATCGAAGGAGAATGGGGGCGCATCGAAGAGATCACCCTGACCTATGTGGTGGTGCGCATATGGGATGAAAGACGCCTGGTTGTGCCGATCACCCAATTTCTCGAACAACCCTTTCAGAACTGGACCCGCACGTCGGCTCAAATATTGGGGACGGTGTTTTTGTGGGCCGACTATACAATTCCGATTGCCGCACTTCGCAAGGAACTCAAAAGGGTTTGTGAATCTTCCCCCCTTTGGGATGGCAGGGTGTGCCTGCTGCAGGTAACCGATGCCGGTGAGCGTACCTTGCAGTTGCGCGCTCTGGTGAGCGCCAGCGATTCCGGAAAATGCTGGGATCTGCGTTGTGAGGTGCGGGAAAAACTGGTCGATTACGTGCAGCGATACTACCCGGAAGCGCTGCCTCGTTGGCGTGCGAAGCTGGATTTAGTCGATTCCGCAGGACCCGTACAAAATGAATAA
- a CDS encoding ComEA family DNA-binding protein, translated as MLAILLFHLGRTVFPFVEEPPAFAVNRPGYMTVFLGEGFPEIGYRHFINGSRVSDVIQMAFTDDAGNLPVYKGIDSCLRSGEALRIVSTDAKVYELERFFVPAGQRMSLGIALHPDTMKVSDWQALPGIGPRLAARIVQDRQKNGDFGEIMAVQRVSGIGPATVKRLRKFF; from the coding sequence TTGCTCGCCATATTGTTGTTTCATCTGGGCCGGACGGTTTTTCCCTTTGTGGAAGAACCCCCGGCCTTTGCTGTAAACAGGCCCGGATATATGACGGTTTTTTTGGGTGAAGGATTTCCGGAAATCGGCTACCGTCATTTTATTAACGGGTCGAGGGTGTCAGACGTCATTCAGATGGCGTTTACTGACGATGCCGGAAATCTCCCGGTTTATAAAGGCATTGATTCCTGTTTGCGTTCTGGCGAGGCGCTTAGAATCGTCTCGACAGATGCAAAAGTATATGAATTAGAAAGGTTTTTTGTCCCGGCTGGGCAGCGCATGAGTTTGGGCATTGCTCTTCATCCCGATACCATGAAGGTCAGTGATTGGCAAGCTTTACCGGGAATCGGCCCGCGATTGGCCGCACGTATCGTGCAGGATCGCCAAAAAAATGGCGATTTTGGGGAAATCATGGCTGTTCAGCGGGTTTCCGGCATTGGGCCGGCTACCGTCAAGCGTTTGAGAAAGTTTTTTTAG
- a CDS encoding TolC family protein, with protein MALKNNHRRPASRYAVEMAEAQHRQALAGYWPQVTAKGGFTRMDEPTNFLFPAKSFNVPATTVTVATPMGPMPITTPAQEMQIPEQDVKIMDRDTYFASVEATWLLYDGGMRKGYREQAKSLVDMMKQESRRTDLEIVDSVTRLYYGAVLAAQLHSIAKDTLERMEATLNLTETMYKEGSGRVKKTDFLGNKVMVESLRSMVALLEKNALIARAALANTMGLPWNDSVTPAETAMPFTPFPDNLEHLVSSAYRFNPDWAKIEAGISAAQGAIRTAVSEHYPKLALTGELHKWWNDYNTGAVTDENKEGWSVGIGIEIPIFSGFLTQNKVSEAKARLAKIKEEQLLFKEGIGLQIRDTFLSLNAAEKSYQATLEAMNAAVENRDLNTRAYRHELVETEDVIRAQLMESFMAAQHYKTRYDHLALRSRLKLLVGTEIQHKLIRQ; from the coding sequence ATGGCATTGAAAAACAATCATCGCCGTCCCGCCTCCCGGTATGCGGTTGAAATGGCCGAAGCCCAACATCGCCAGGCACTGGCCGGCTACTGGCCACAGGTCACCGCCAAGGGGGGATTTACGCGCATGGATGAGCCGACCAATTTCCTGTTTCCGGCCAAAAGTTTCAATGTTCCTGCGACAACCGTCACGGTCGCCACCCCGATGGGCCCTATGCCCATAACCACTCCGGCGCAGGAAATGCAGATCCCCGAACAGGATGTCAAAATAATGGATCGGGATACGTACTTTGCATCGGTCGAAGCGACTTGGTTGCTATACGACGGCGGGATGCGTAAAGGATATCGCGAACAGGCCAAGAGCCTTGTTGACATGATGAAACAGGAGTCCCGACGTACCGACCTGGAGATCGTGGACAGTGTCACGCGACTTTATTACGGAGCGGTCCTGGCAGCACAATTGCACAGTATCGCTAAAGATACCCTGGAGCGGATGGAGGCGACCCTCAATCTTACCGAAACCATGTACAAAGAAGGCTCGGGCCGGGTGAAAAAAACCGACTTTCTCGGCAACAAGGTAATGGTTGAATCGCTGCGCTCGATGGTTGCCCTGCTGGAAAAAAATGCCTTAATAGCCCGTGCAGCTCTCGCCAATACCATGGGTCTTCCCTGGAACGACAGCGTAACTCCGGCGGAAACGGCCATGCCGTTCACTCCCTTTCCCGACAATCTGGAACACCTGGTAAGCAGCGCCTACCGATTCAATCCCGACTGGGCAAAAATCGAAGCAGGGATATCCGCAGCGCAGGGAGCTATACGCACCGCCGTGAGCGAACATTATCCCAAGCTGGCGTTAACCGGCGAACTGCATAAATGGTGGAACGATTACAATACGGGAGCGGTTACCGACGAAAATAAGGAGGGCTGGAGCGTCGGAATCGGCATCGAAATTCCGATCTTCAGCGGCTTTTTAACCCAGAACAAGGTATCGGAAGCCAAAGCCCGCCTGGCCAAAATCAAAGAGGAACAACTTCTTTTCAAAGAGGGGATCGGTCTACAGATTCGAGATACATTCCTCTCCCTGAATGCCGCCGAAAAATCGTATCAGGCAACCCTCGAGGCCATGAACGCAGCCGTAGAAAATCGCGACCTGAATACCCGGGCTTATCGACACGAGTTGGTGGAGACCGAAGATGTCATTCGTGCCCAACTGATGGAATCATTTATGGCCGCACAACATTACAAGACGCGCTACGACCATCTGGCTCTTCGGTCCCGGTTGAAACTGTTGGTAGGAACCGAAATACAGCATAAACTGATCCGGCAATGA
- a CDS encoding putative bifunctional diguanylate cyclase/phosphodiesterase: protein MTPRILIVDDNQSIHDDFKKILTKKNAADTALDDLEAALFGDSNQSFSAPDYIIDFACQGQEALAMVEQAESEEAPYSLAFVDGRMPPGWDGIETIVHLWKASPELQIVLCTAYADYTWDEIQHKLGDTDSLVILKKPFDIAEVLQLAHTMTRKWELNRQIQGRLHRLAYFDNLTGLPNRTQFLESLNKTLAIAQRKQKQAALLFIDLNDFKRINDTLGHSMGDKLLEIVAKRLAGCIRESDLLGSTCEGSKTARLGGDEFTVLLPEVESEQFVATVAKRIFHCLTRPADLDKHQVMVTPSIGIALFPNDGKDAETLMKCADMAMYFAKNREPENYRFYQESMNTEALKRLAIETQLRHALQRQELSLVYQPQFDLNTGAVSGLEALLRWDNQELGQIPPKEFILIAEETGIIYDLGHWVMCTACNQVKTWHNMDIELPRISVNVSPKEFIHPDFLSNVKTALDESGLEPGGLQIEITETLLMEHYEGTAKILEELSRMGVQIAIDDFGKGYSSLNRLHTLTIDCLKIDRSFVNGISVGFKEQSVIKAIISMASAMNLKVIAEGVETENQFTFLKDKHCQEAQGYRLSLPLTTEQAEYFLRKTKTSEISTYPGQYPPGLPCS, encoded by the coding sequence ATGACACCGCGCATACTCATCGTCGACGACAACCAATCGATCCATGACGATTTCAAAAAAATATTAACCAAAAAGAATGCTGCTGATACAGCTTTGGACGATCTCGAAGCGGCCCTTTTCGGCGATAGTAATCAATCTTTTTCAGCCCCCGATTACATCATCGATTTCGCCTGCCAGGGGCAGGAGGCTTTGGCCATGGTCGAACAAGCCGAAAGCGAAGAGGCACCATATTCTCTGGCCTTTGTCGATGGGCGTATGCCACCTGGTTGGGACGGCATTGAAACGATCGTCCATCTCTGGAAAGCCAGTCCCGAATTGCAAATTGTTCTATGTACGGCTTATGCCGATTACACCTGGGATGAAATCCAACATAAATTGGGAGACACAGACAGCCTGGTTATCCTGAAAAAGCCCTTCGACATCGCCGAAGTCCTTCAATTGGCCCATACCATGACCCGCAAATGGGAACTAAACCGCCAGATTCAGGGTCGTTTGCATAGACTGGCCTATTTCGACAATCTGACCGGATTGCCGAACCGCACCCAATTTCTGGAATCGTTAAACAAAACCCTGGCCATCGCACAAAGGAAACAAAAGCAAGCCGCTTTGCTGTTTATCGATCTCAACGATTTCAAAAGGATTAACGATACCCTGGGACACAGCATGGGGGACAAATTGCTCGAAATTGTTGCCAAACGACTTGCTGGATGTATCCGGGAATCCGATCTTTTGGGAAGCACATGCGAGGGCAGCAAAACCGCAAGACTCGGAGGGGATGAATTTACCGTCCTGCTACCGGAGGTGGAATCGGAGCAGTTTGTTGCAACGGTGGCCAAACGCATATTTCATTGCCTGACACGACCGGCTGATCTCGATAAACACCAGGTCATGGTCACACCGAGCATCGGTATAGCCTTATTCCCCAATGACGGCAAAGACGCAGAAACACTCATGAAATGTGCTGATATGGCGATGTATTTCGCCAAAAACAGGGAGCCGGAAAATTATCGATTTTATCAGGAATCAATGAACACCGAAGCATTGAAACGTTTGGCCATCGAAACACAATTACGTCATGCCCTGCAAAGACAAGAATTATCTCTTGTCTATCAACCGCAATTCGATCTAAACACCGGGGCGGTCAGCGGCCTGGAGGCTCTGCTACGCTGGGACAACCAGGAACTTGGGCAAATTCCGCCTAAGGAGTTCATACTGATCGCTGAAGAGACCGGTATAATCTACGATCTCGGCCATTGGGTGATGTGCACGGCATGTAATCAGGTAAAAACATGGCACAACATGGACATCGAATTACCCCGCATAAGCGTCAACGTATCCCCTAAAGAATTTATTCATCCGGACTTTTTGTCCAATGTCAAAACGGCCCTGGACGAAAGTGGCCTGGAGCCAGGGGGATTGCAGATAGAAATAACAGAAACCCTTCTAATGGAACATTACGAAGGCACAGCCAAAATCCTCGAAGAACTCAGCCGAATGGGCGTCCAGATTGCTATCGACGATTTTGGTAAAGGATATTCAAGTTTAAACAGACTGCATACATTGACGATCGACTGTCTCAAAATAGACCGCTCCTTCGTCAATGGAATCAGCGTGGGGTTCAAAGAACAGTCGGTTATCAAAGCAATTATCAGCATGGCCAGTGCCATGAATCTGAAAGTCATTGCCGAGGGGGTGGAAACAGAAAATCAGTTTACATTTCTCAAAGACAAGCATTGTCAGGAAGCCCAAGGCTATCGCCTAAGCCTGCCACTGACAACGGAGCAGGCTGAGTATTTTTTGCGGAAGACAAAAACTTCCGAAATAAGCACCTATCCTGGTCAATATCCTCCGGGGCTTCCCTGCTCCTGA
- a CDS encoding PhnD/SsuA/transferrin family substrate-binding protein: protein MLLKNIRFFLIYTFCLLPVLLTPLTAAADQTPLTPVKLTFAFVSRAFLGFNALDMETALKVFVRDLGRQWGFDVQTEVQRFENAQQLENIAPANRPDLILVDSWTYLDVTDGAWMEPLFVTSEEGDITNTYLLLTRGGKIKNVSELRGKPINVLTTTNANLGIHWLSVYLRDHKMELPETFFGELTFSNDPMQAILPVFFGKKDAVVTNSKQLKLMTELNPQLGKLVPLAVSAPLVNNIICLKRSGWKSEDFRQHLIQGLPDLHLAEMGSQILLLFRVQKLEKFTPSCLESVRRMHKNLPLEVKNFLLQAHNPR from the coding sequence ATGCTATTGAAGAATATCCGATTCTTTCTCATATACACATTCTGCCTGCTGCCGGTCCTGCTCACGCCGCTTACCGCAGCGGCCGACCAGACTCCGCTTACTCCTGTAAAATTGACCTTTGCCTTTGTCTCGAGGGCTTTTCTCGGTTTCAATGCTTTAGATATGGAAACGGCGCTAAAGGTTTTTGTCAGGGATCTCGGTCGACAATGGGGATTCGATGTTCAAACCGAGGTACAAAGATTCGAGAATGCCCAGCAACTCGAAAACATTGCCCCTGCCAATAGACCGGACCTCATCCTGGTCGATAGCTGGACCTACCTTGACGTGACCGATGGTGCATGGATGGAGCCCCTCTTTGTCACATCCGAAGAGGGTGACATAACGAACACTTATCTTCTCTTGACTCGAGGGGGAAAAATCAAAAATGTTTCCGAACTACGAGGAAAACCGATTAACGTGCTCACCACGACCAATGCCAATCTTGGTATCCACTGGTTAAGCGTTTATTTGCGGGATCATAAAATGGAACTTCCCGAAACATTCTTCGGCGAATTAACCTTTTCAAACGATCCGATGCAAGCTATCCTGCCGGTTTTTTTCGGTAAAAAAGATGCCGTGGTGACGAATTCCAAACAGTTAAAACTGATGACCGAACTCAACCCACAACTCGGCAAACTCGTGCCCCTTGCCGTCTCTGCACCCCTTGTTAACAACATTATCTGCCTGAAACGATCGGGGTGGAAATCGGAAGATTTCAGGCAACACCTGATCCAAGGCCTCCCCGACTTACACCTTGCAGAGATGGGAAGCCAGATTCTTTTACTTTTTAGAGTACAAAAACTTGAAAAGTTCACCCCGTCTTGCTTGGAAAGCGTGCGACGAATGCATAAAAATTTGCCCCTCGAGGTAAAAAACTTTCTCCTTCAGGCTCATAATCCCCGATAA
- a CDS encoding phosphate/phosphite/phosphonate ABC transporter substrate-binding protein, with translation MILVVCLLLLGMSSIDRIAMAGNEKELFRVGFSKSTFSNINENDAVAALKVSFDTVTKELDIATEPVTRTYNDVQTMKQDLLDKKVDSLALTATEYLNLRHFLDDNCFIVATNGRYSRNEYILLVHRDGKIQNLKDLQGAKLGIFTFGLARIWLDTILMGEQHPPASRFCQAKEYDDVSQAVLPVFFRRIDACVVDRNGFQTMCELNPQLSHQLKILASSPTLTSFSLAFRRGYESRLRQLLTDQNGFNRLLSSKAGQQIMTLFHISGFEARSASCMKSAVKMLTRHEQLFKNYKRHYIKKP, from the coding sequence ATGATTTTGGTTGTCTGTCTGCTTCTCCTGGGGATGTCGTCAATCGACCGGATCGCCATGGCCGGAAACGAAAAAGAATTGTTCCGGGTAGGGTTTTCAAAGAGCACCTTCAGCAATATAAACGAAAACGACGCCGTAGCCGCACTCAAAGTCTCGTTCGATACCGTCACTAAGGAGCTTGATATCGCCACGGAGCCGGTCACACGCACCTATAATGATGTTCAAACGATGAAACAGGACTTGCTCGACAAAAAGGTCGACTCTCTGGCCCTAACCGCCACAGAGTACCTGAACCTGCGCCACTTTCTGGATGACAACTGCTTTATCGTGGCAACAAATGGAAGGTATTCCAGAAACGAATATATCTTGCTGGTTCACCGGGACGGGAAAATTCAAAACCTCAAGGATTTACAAGGAGCGAAACTCGGCATCTTCACCTTTGGACTGGCCCGGATATGGCTCGACACGATTCTGATGGGAGAGCAACACCCTCCTGCCTCCAGGTTCTGCCAAGCCAAAGAATACGACGATGTTTCCCAAGCCGTGCTGCCCGTGTTTTTCCGCCGCATCGATGCTTGCGTCGTTGACCGCAATGGTTTCCAAACCATGTGTGAACTCAACCCGCAATTAAGCCATCAATTGAAAATCCTCGCCTCGTCGCCCACATTAACATCATTCAGTCTTGCCTTCCGACGGGGATACGAAAGTCGATTACGGCAACTACTGACGGATCAAAATGGATTCAACCGGCTGCTCTCCTCCAAAGCCGGACAACAGATTATGACCCTCTTTCATATAAGCGGGTTTGAAGCCCGCTCGGCCTCTTGTATGAAAAGCGCCGTGAAAATGCTTACGAGGCATGAACAATTGTTTAAAAACTATAAACGACACTATATAAAAAAACCGTAA